In Providencia sneebia DSM 19967, one DNA window encodes the following:
- a CDS encoding tetratricopeptide repeat protein: MFRILSVILFVIFTAQTSFAASVPKETLQLIEKDAQKGDIKAQVMLGIGYYLGNEVKQDYAKAKKWLTMASNKGNSDAQLFLGDMYLNGNGVEANIETAIQWFEKSAAQGNPEAQNYMGQIYYQGVGVKQNYITAFDWFKKSADKKYPPAQYQIGMMYKNGEGTEVNDKTAEDYLTKACKNGLKEACAK, from the coding sequence ATGTTCAGAATTTTATCAGTCATTTTATTTGTTATTTTTACAGCCCAGACAAGCTTTGCAGCCTCAGTGCCAAAAGAGACATTGCAGCTTATCGAAAAAGATGCCCAAAAAGGCGATATTAAAGCTCAAGTCATGCTGGGTATTGGTTACTATCTTGGTAATGAAGTTAAGCAAGATTATGCTAAAGCTAAAAAGTGGCTAACAATGGCATCGAATAAAGGTAATTCCGATGCTCAACTTTTTTTAGGCGATATGTACTTAAATGGAAATGGCGTTGAAGCAAATATTGAAACTGCCATCCAGTGGTTCGAAAAATCGGCAGCCCAAGGTAACCCAGAAGCCCAAAATTATATGGGGCAAATATATTACCAAGGTGTTGGTGTGAAACAAAATTATATCACTGCATTTGATTGGTTCAAAAAATCTGCGGATAAAAAATACCCGCCAGCACAATACCAGATTGGTATGATGTATAAAAATGGCGAGGGAACCGAGGTCAATGATAAAACAGCAGAAGACTATTTAACCAAAGCGTGTAAGAACGGACTCAAAGAAGCTTGTGCAAAATAA
- a CDS encoding acyl-CoA thioesterase, with translation MHSDIDSILAQKIEDSVTSVSKVIFPTTTNHHDTLFGGSALAWMDEVSFITATRFSRKRLVTVSTEKINFNHPIPSGTIVELVGKVSRVGRTSLTVNVSIFLEDMYSEGRKEVIHGQFNFVAVDDNGKPVKVIE, from the coding sequence ATGCATTCAGATATTGATAGTATTCTCGCTCAAAAAATTGAAGACTCTGTCACAAGTGTTTCAAAAGTGATTTTTCCAACAACTACAAACCATCACGATACACTATTTGGTGGTTCTGCTCTTGCTTGGATGGATGAAGTCTCTTTTATTACTGCAACCCGTTTTTCTCGTAAGCGATTAGTTACCGTTTCAACGGAGAAAATTAACTTTAACCATCCAATTCCTTCTGGAACAATTGTTGAATTAGTTGGCAAAGTTAGTAGAGTTGGCAGAACAAGTCTTACTGTGAATGTTTCTATATTTTTAGAAGATATGTACAGCGAAGGCCGAAAAGAAGTGATCCATGGCCAATTTAATTTCGTGGCCGTTGATGATAATGGTAAACCAGTAAAGGTTATTGAGTAA
- a CDS encoding peptide MFS transporter: MNTSATKTKTFFGHPYPLSSLFLTEMWERFSFYGVRPLLILFMSAALLQGGMGLPIEQASAIVGIFAGGVYLTSLPGGWLADNWLGQRRAVWYGSLIIALGHLSIAMSAFWSNTFFFVGLLLIVLGTGLFKTCITVMVGTLYKKEDTRRDGGFSLFYMGINMGSFIAPLIIGPLHEKYGWHLGFGLGGIGMLIALLIFRFYAIPQMRRYDKEVGLDSTWNRPTVERKNVGKWVTAAMVILAILVVLIDNGTIPFNASVIAKSSAYIIATCVGIYFLFMFFFAGLNSSERSRLLACLILLVAAAFFWSAFEQKPTSFNIFARDYTDRQMGTFEIPTIWFQSINALFIIILAPLFSWFWPSLAKRNMNPSSMTKFVIGILFAAGGFAVMMMAANQVLATQTGVSPFWLVSSILLLTLXELCLSPIGLATMTLLAPQKMRGQVMGLWFCASALGNLAAGIMGGNINKEQLNSMPELFSHVSIALVICAIVLAALIIPVRKMLANADSNEAKAK, translated from the coding sequence ATGAATACTTCTGCGACGAAAACAAAAACATTTTTTGGGCATCCATACCCACTGAGTTCACTCTTCCTAACTGAAATGTGGGAAAGGTTCTCTTTCTATGGTGTGCGCCCGCTGCTTATTCTATTTATGAGCGCAGCATTGCTGCAAGGCGGGATGGGACTCCCTATAGAACAAGCATCTGCAATTGTGGGGATCTTTGCCGGAGGTGTTTATCTTACCTCGCTTCCTGGTGGTTGGTTAGCCGATAACTGGTTAGGGCAACGTCGAGCAGTTTGGTATGGCTCACTGATTATTGCATTAGGGCATTTATCTATCGCAATGTCAGCTTTCTGGAGCAATACCTTCTTCTTCGTCGGCTTATTACTTATCGTTTTAGGTACGGGATTATTTAAAACCTGTATCACCGTAATGGTTGGAACCCTGTATAAAAAAGAAGATACCCGCCGTGACGGCGGCTTCTCATTATTTTACATGGGAATAAATATGGGGTCATTTATTGCACCATTAATTATCGGTCCATTACATGAAAAATACGGTTGGCATCTAGGCTTTGGTCTTGGCGGTATTGGTATGTTGATCGCCCTGCTTATCTTCCGTTTTTATGCAATTCCGCAAATGCGTCGCTATGATAAAGAAGTTGGATTAGACTCCACTTGGAACCGCCCAACCGTTGAGCGTAAAAATGTTGGAAAATGGGTAACAGCGGCAATGGTTATTCTTGCCATTCTGGTAGTTTTGATTGATAACGGCACCATCCCATTCAATGCCTCTGTAATTGCAAAAAGCTCTGCTTATATCATTGCAACTTGTGTTGGTATCTACTTCTTATTTATGTTCTTCTTTGCCGGTTTAAATAGCAGTGAGCGCTCACGCCTTCTCGCTTGCTTAATCTTACTGGTTGCTGCCGCCTTCTTCTGGTCGGCGTTTGAACAAAAACCAACTTCATTTAATATTTTTGCGCGTGATTATACAGATCGCCAAATGGGCACATTTGAAATCCCAACGATTTGGTTCCAATCAATTAACGCCTTATTCATTATTATATTAGCGCCTCTTTTCAGTTGGTTCTGGCCATCTTTAGCTAAGCGCAATATGAATCCTAGCAGTATGACCAAATTTGTAATTGGCATCTTATTTGCTGCGGGTGGTTTCGCCGTGATGATGATGGCAGCAAACCAAGTATTAGCGACACAAACAGGCGTTTCACCATTCTGGTTGGTTTCAAGCATTCTGTTACTGACTCTGGSTGAACTGTGCCTTAGCCCTATTGGTTTAGCGACAATGACTTTACTTGCACCACAAAAAATGCGTGGTCAAGTCATGGGATTATGGTTCTGTGCAAGCGCATTAGGTAACTTGGCTGCAGGTATCATGGGTGGAAATATCAATAAAGAGCAATTAAATTCTATGCCTGAATTGTTCTCGCATGTTTCTATTGCATTAGTTATCTGCGCTATCGTACTTGCAGCACTCATTATTCCTGTTAGAAAAATGCTCGCAAATGCTGATAGTAATGAAGCCAAAGCGAAATAA
- the mdtG gene encoding multidrug efflux MFS transporter MdtG produces MLSRNRYWKRNLYVVWFGCFLTGAAFSLIMPFLPLYIEELGIKDHSSLNLWTGAVFSITFLFSAIAAPFWGRLSDRKGRKLMLLRSALGMAIVMVLIGFAQNIWQLLALRALLGLLGGFVPNANALIATQIPVKKSGWAMGVLATGAVSGALIGPLIGGFLADQYGLRPVFFITATVLFICFFVTLFYVRERFTPVSRKDALNNKQVFASLKNKKLVISLFFTTMIIQAAMGSINPIITLYVRDLSGSLENLAFISGVIASIPGVAALISAPRLGKLSDRIGPEKVLLGVLATSIFVLFPMGLVSNYWELGALRFLLGALNAALLPAVQTLIIYNISHQVTGRIFSYNQALRDVGNVTGPLMGSFVAATYGFRAVFFFTAALVLINFIYSWYMIKSQSVDSRKNPPSD; encoded by the coding sequence ATGTTAAGCAGAAATCGTTATTGGAAACGTAACCTTTATGTTGTTTGGTTTGGCTGTTTTTTAACGGGAGCAGCATTTAGCCTGATTATGCCCTTTTTACCGCTTTATATTGAGGAATTGGGCATAAAAGATCACAGTTCATTAAATTTATGGACAGGTGCCGTTTTCAGTATCACATTTCTTTTTTCTGCTATTGCCGCCCCATTTTGGGGGCGCTTATCTGACCGAAAAGGCCGAAAACTAATGCTATTACGTTCAGCATTAGGAATGGCAATCGTCATGGTACTAATTGGTTTTGCCCAAAATATTTGGCAACTTCTTGCCCTTAGAGCATTACTTGGGCTACTTGGCGGATTTGTCCCCAATGCCAATGCCCTAATTGCCACGCAAATTCCCGTGAAAAAAAGTGGTTGGGCAATGGGGGTGCTGGCAACTGGCGCGGTGAGTGGTGCTTTAATTGGACCACTTATTGGCGGGTTTCTTGCAGATCAATATGGATTACGTCCTGTCTTTTTTATTACAGCTACAGTACTATTTATCTGTTTTTTCGTCACACTTTTTTATGTTCGAGAACGTTTCACGCCTGTTTCTCGCAAAGATGCACTAAACAACAAACAAGTATTCGCTTCGCTCAAAAATAAAAAATTGGTCATTAGCCTATTTTTTACCACCATGATTATTCAAGCCGCTATGGGTTCAATTAACCCGATTATAACGCTCTATGTTCGTGATTTATCCGGCTCACTTGAAAACCTTGCTTTTATTAGTGGTGTAATTGCTTCTATTCCAGGCGTTGCTGCACTCATTAGCGCCCCACGGTTGGGTAAACTCAGTGATAGAATTGGACCAGAAAAGGTTCTTCTTGGTGTTTTAGCAACCTCAATTTTCGTACTGTTTCCTATGGGATTAGTCAGCAACTATTGGGAGCTTGGTGCGCTGCGTTTTTTACTTGGGGCACTTAATGCAGCTTTACTCCCCGCCGTTCAAACCTTAATTATTTACAACATCTCCCATCAAGTGACAGGTCGAATATTTAGCTACAATCAGGCATTACGCGATGTAGGTAACGTAACAGGTCCTTTAATGGGCTCATTTGTTGCAGCAACTTACGGCTTCAGGGCAGTATTTTTCTTTACCGCTGCACTCGTGTTAATAAATTTCATCTATTCATGGTATATGATTAAAAGCCAATCCGTAGATAGCCGGAAAAATCCCCCATCTGATTAA
- a CDS encoding Kdo(2)-lipid IV(A) acyltransferase — protein MIHTPTFNKRLLHPRYWLVWLGIGFLYILVLLPYPVIYWLGTRLGRLSKHLLKKRTQIADRNLELCFPEMSLQERQRYINENAESVGMGIFETGMAWFWPEWRIRRWFKIEGRENMIAAQETGRGIIVLGIHFLTLELGARIFGMLNPGIGVYRPNDNELIDWLQTRGRLRSNKYMLDRKDVKNMVRSLKQGEILWYAPDHDYGPRNSSFAPLFAVEQAATTNGSAILLRLATPLVVPFVPRRLPHGKGYELIIQPAVDDFPLDDEVAVATKMNQIIEQAILLAPEQYMWLHRRFKTRPQGAPSLYGDLDKIHH, from the coding sequence ATGATACACACGCCAACATTTAATAAACGTTTATTGCATCCTCGTTACTGGCTAGTTTGGCTTGGCATTGGTTTTTTGTATATTCTTGTTCTCTTGCCTTATCCCGTCATTTACTGGTTGGGAACGCGTTTAGGTCGCCTTTCTAAACATTTACTAAAAAAACGTACTCAAATAGCCGATAGAAACTTAGAACTCTGTTTCCCAGAAATGAGTTTACAAGAGCGCCAGCGTTATATTAATGAAAATGCAGAATCTGTTGGTATGGGAATTTTTGAAACTGGCATGGCATGGTTTTGGCCTGAATGGCGAATTCGCCGCTGGTTTAAAATAGAAGGAAGAGAAAATATGATTGCCGCTCAAGAAACAGGACGCGGCATTATTGTTCTCGGTATTCACTTTCTTACACTAGAACTTGGCGCACGTATCTTTGGCATGCTTAATCCCGGCATTGGTGTTTATCGTCCCAACGACAATGAATTAATCGATTGGTTACAAACGCGTGGTCGTTTACGTTCGAACAAATACATGTTGGATCGTAAAGATGTTAAAAATATGGTTCGCTCATTAAAACAAGGCGAAATACTTTGGTATGCACCTGATCATGATTATGGTCCGCGGAATAGTTCATTCGCACCACTATTTGCAGTAGAACAAGCCGCCACGACAAATGGTTCAGCAATTTTATTACGCCTTGCCACACCTTTAGTGGTTCCTTTTGTTCCTCGCCGTTTACCTCATGGCAAAGGGTACGAATTAATTATACAACCTGCTGTGGATGATTTTCCTCTTGACGATGAAGTCGCCGTTGCCACAAAAATGAATCAAATCATTGAACAAGCTATCTTATTAGCACCAGAACAATATATGTGGCTTCATCGCCGATTTAAAACCCGCCCGCAAGGAGCACCCTCTTTATATGGTGACTTAGATAAAATTCACCATTAA